Part of the Myxococcales bacterium genome is shown below.
GTCCGACCCGTTCCTTCTTGCCGCGATTCGCGTTGATCAACGAATCCCCGGCTTTTGCGTGTCCTGAATAGACGCGCAAATAGGTGAGCTGCCCTGCATGTTTGTCGCTCACGATCTTGAACGCCAATGCGGCAAAGGGCTCGTCGTCAGATGCCTTTCGAGGCACCTGCTTGTCGTCCTTGACGCGATAGCCGACTGCAGCCGGGATGTCGACCGGAGACGGCAGGTAGTGGATGACTGCGTCGAGCAGGGTCTGAACGCCCTTGTTCTTGAATGCGGCACCGCACAGAACAGGAAGCAGTTGATTGTTCAAGACTCCGGCTCGCAGGGCTGCGCGAATTTCGTCTGCGCTGATTTCCTCGGCGTCGAGGTACTTGGCCATGATGTCTTCGTCGATATCGGCCACAGCTTCGACCAGTTTTTCACGCGCCTCGGCAGTCGCTTTGAGGTGTGAGGCCGGGACTTCTTCTCGGGAGTACTCGACACCAAGAGAATCGTCGTCCCAGTAGATAGCCTTTTGCTCGATCAGATCGATCACGCCGACAAATTCATCTGCAGTACCGATCGGCAGTTGAATGGGGACTGGATTTGCGTTCAATCGGTCACGCAGCATTGAAACCACCCGGTCAAAGTCGGCACCAATACGGTCCATCTTGTTTACGAACGCGATCCGCGGGACTCCGTATCGATTGGCCTGGTGCCAGACCGTCTCCGACTGCGGCTCGACACCACCGACGCCGCAGAAAATAGCAACGGCCCCGTCGAGTACTCGAAGGGACCGTTCTACTTCGATCGTAAAATCGACATGACCCGGCGTGTCGATAATATTGACAGAATGGCCGAGCCACGCGCAGGCGGTCGCCGCCGACGTAATGGTGATGCCACGCTCCTGCTCTTGTTGCATCCAGTCCATAGTGGCAGCGCCGTCGTGTACCTCACCGAGTTTGTAGTTCACACCGGTGTAAAAGAGGATTCGTTCCGTTGTCGTTGTCTTGCCGGCATCGATGTGCGCCATGATGCCAATGTTCCTTACACGCTCAATCGGGACGGTACGAGGCATGGCTCTGTTCCCTGTACCCTTCGCCGACCTTCGGCTGTCAGCCCGTGCTGACTTGCTTGCGTCTTTCGCCGCACAATTGCTTGCATTCAGTTACCAGCGCGTTCTACCAGCGCGTTCTACCAGCGCGCTCTACCAGCGCGCTCTACCAGCGATAGTGAGCGAACGCCTTGTTTGCTTCCGCCATCCGATGGGTGTCTTCGCGCTTCTTGACGCTCTCCCCTCGTTCGTTGGCCGCGTCGATGATTTCATTCGCGAGCTTCTCGACCATGTTCTTGCCCGGTCGTTTACGCGCGTTTTCCTTCAACCAGCGCATGGCGAGAGACGAAGCGCGCTCGGGCCGGATTTCGATCGGGACCTGATAGGTGGTACCGCCGACCCTGCGTGACTTTACCTCGACCCTGGGCCGGATATTTTCGAGGGCCCGGCGAAACATCGTCAACGGTTCGCTGCGCATTTTTGATTCGATCATGTCGAAGGCGCCGTAAATGATTCCCTCGGCGGTGCTCTTCTTTCCGTCTCTCATGAGAACATTGATGAAGCGACCCACCGTGCGATCCCCATGCCTGGAATCGATGGGTGCTGGGCGCTTCGGTACGGCTCCACGTCTCGGCATTTCTTTTTTCTTCCTAGATCCGATCCCAAGATTTTTTTGGGATTCATTAGACTCTGGCTATGTACTGCTAAAAAAGTACTGCTTAAAAAACTGGACTATTTGGGCTTCTTCGTGCCGTACTTCGATCGACTGCGGTTACGACCGTCGACGCCGGTTGCATCCAGGGTTCCACGAACAATGTGATATCGAACACCCGGCAGATCCTTGACTCGTCCACCGCGCACGAGCACCACCGAGTGCTCCTGAAGGGTGTGGCCGACGCCGGGGATGTAAGCGTTTACTTCCCGGCCATTCGTGAGACGAACTCTCGCTACCTTCCGCAACGCTGAGTTGGGCTTCTTCGGAGTTGTCGTATAGACCCGCAAGCAGACACCCCGCCTTTGGGGGGCCTTCTCGAGGTCGGGCGCCTTCGAGGCCTTTCGCTTGGTGGAACGTCCCTTGCGAACGAGTTGTTGAACGGTGGGCATGTGTGCCTGCTTGCTCCTGCGGTTACTTCGTTGCGGTACGTCCCCTATCCAGTGGGGGCCGGTATCCGATATATAGAAGGTTGTGCCAAATCCTGAAAACAGCAAAAACAGATCCAGAGACACATCTCCCTTCTACCCGCTTCTCAGCAACGATGAGTCCGGAAGGTCGTCGTTCACGACTCAGTCTTGCGGAGATTCGATCGTCGAATCGGCGCTGAGTGATTGAGTCCCCCGAAGCCAGAGCCCCGGGGTGACCTTCAGGATGGTTCACCGTCCATCCGGAAGCGGACCGCAAGGAGGCGGTCTCTGTACCTAGAAAATCGCGCGCAGTCTAGCGTCCCTCCGGGACGTGTCAACGACGCTATAGCTTGCATTCATTTGTATTCGCTGGTGCCAATTGCTCCTAACCAAAGTTCGTGTCCTAGGGAAATACCGCATATCAAATCTTGATCCCGGTCGGTTCATCACCTGCCTTGGCGCGCAAAATGTCGGTCCCTGGAGCCGCCGGATCACTCGCAAGAGCGTCTCCGAACTGTTCATTGCCGGCATCTTCCTCTTCGACGTCGTCGATTCCCGCAATTTCCATCCCTTGCGGGGGATCGATGATAATTCCGACCTTTTGGTAGTTGAGCATCCCTGTTCCTGCGGGGATCAAACGACCCATGATGACGTTTTCCTTGAGCCCCCTCAGCGTGTCAACCTTGCCCCAAATCGCCGCCTCGGTGAGAACCTTGGTGGTTTCCTGGAACGAGGCCGCCGAGATGAACGACTCGGTCGAGAGCGAGGCCTTGGTGATGCCGAGCAGCTGCGGTTCGCCGACCGCGCACTCCTGACCCTCGGCCTCCAACACATCGTTGGCAGCCTGGAAACGAGACTTTTCGACCTGCTCGCCCAGCAAAAAGTCGCTGTCGCCGACCTCGGTAATCCGCACCTTGCGGGTCATCTGTCGAACGATGACCTCGATGTGTTTGTCGTTGATGCGAACACCCTGCAGGCGATAGACCTCCTGCACTTCATCCACCAGATACTTGGCAAGCGCTTTTTCGCCCTTGATCTTGAGAATGTCGTGAGGGTTCGAAGAACCGTCCATCAGCGCGTCACCGGCTCGGACGTGGTCTCCTTCGTGCAGGCTCACGTGCTTGCCCTTCGGAATGAGATACTCCTCCGGCTCGCCCCCTTCGTCGGGGGTCACGAGTACCCGGCGACGACCGCGTGAATCGGGACCGAAGGTAACGATTCCGTCGATCTCCGTGACCACGGCGCATTCCTTCGGCTTGCGGGCTTCGAACAGCTCGGCCACCCGGGGCAGACCGCCCGTGATGTCCTTGGTCTTGCTGGCCTCGCGCGGAATCTTCGCAACGACGTCACCTGCGCCCACCGTGTCACCCTCGTTGACCGAGAGATACGCGCCCACCGGCAAGAGCGCCCGGGAAACAGTTTCGCCCGCGGGGTTCTTGATCGAAATGCGCGGACGCAGATCGGGGTCTTTCGACTCGGTGATGACCTTGGAGGAAACACCCGTGAAGTT
Proteins encoded:
- a CDS encoding GTP-binding protein, with amino-acid sequence MPRTVPIERVRNIGIMAHIDAGKTTTTERILFYTGVNYKLGEVHDGAATMDWMQQEQERGITITSAATACAWLGHSVNIIDTPGHVDFTIEVERSLRVLDGAVAIFCGVGGVEPQSETVWHQANRYGVPRIAFVNKMDRIGADFDRVVSMLRDRLNANPVPIQLPIGTADEFVGVIDLIEQKAIYWDDDSLGVEYSREEVPASHLKATAEAREKLVEAVADIDEDIMAKYLDAEEISADEIRAALRAGVLNNQLLPVLCGAAFKNKGVQTLLDAVIHYLPSPVDIPAAVGYRVKDDKQVPRKASDDEPFAALAFKIVSDKHAGQLTYLRVYSGHAKAGDSLINANRGKKERVG
- the rpsG gene encoding 30S ribosomal protein S7 yields the protein MPRRGAVPKRPAPIDSRHGDRTVGRFINVLMRDGKKSTAEGIIYGAFDMIESKMRSEPLTMFRRALENIRPRVEVKSRRVGGTTYQVPIEIRPERASSLAMRWLKENARKRPGKNMVEKLANEIIDAANERGESVKKREDTHRMAEANKAFAHYRW
- a CDS encoding 30S ribosomal protein S12 — encoded protein: MPTVQQLVRKGRSTKRKASKAPDLEKAPQRRGVCLRVYTTTPKKPNSALRKVARVRLTNGREVNAYIPGVGHTLQEHSVVLVRGGRVKDLPGVRYHIVRGTLDATGVDGRNRSRSKYGTKKPK